A segment of the Candidatus Protochlamydia naegleriophila genome:
CCTGTCGCGCCCGTTGGACCAGTAGCGCCTGTTGCTCCTGTAATACCCGTAGCCCCTGTCGCGCCCGTTGGGCCAGTAGCGCCTGTTGCTCCTGTAATACCCGTAGCCCCTGTCGCGCCCGTTGGGCCAGTAGCACCTGTCACTCCCGTAACACCTGTCGCTCCTGTAGCGCCCGTGGGACCAGTAGCGCCTGTTGCTCCTGTAATACCCGTCGCACCTGTCGCGCCCGTGGGGCCAGTAGCACCTGTCACTCCCGCAACACCTGTCGCTCCTGTCGCGCCCGTTGGACCAGTAGCGCCTGTTGCTCCTGTAATACCCGTAGCCCCTGTCGCGCCCGTTGGACCAGTAGCGCCTGTTGCTCCTGTAATACCTGTAGCCCCTGTCGCGCCCGTTGGACCAGTAGCGCCTGTTGCTCCTGTAATACCTGTAGCCCCTGTCGCGCCCGTTGGACCAGTAGCACCTGTTGCTCCTGTAATACCTGTAGCCCCTGTCGCGCCAGTTGGACCAGTAGCACCTGTTGCTCCTGTAATACCTGTTGCCCCTGTCGCGCCCGTTGGGCCAGTAGCACCTGTCACTCCCGCAACACCCGTCGCTCCTGTAGCGCCCGTTGGGCCAGTAGCTCCTGTTGCTCCTGTAATACCTGTTGCCCCCGTCGCGCCTGTGGGACCAGTAGCTCCTATTGCTCCATCAACACCTGTCGCTCCTGTAGCGCCCGTGGGGCCAGTAGCTCCTGTTGCTCCTGTAATACCCGTAGCCCCTGTCGCGCCCGTGGGACCAGTAGCGCCTGTTGCTCCATCAACACCTGTCGCACCCGTTGGGCCAGTAGCTCCTGTTGCTCCTGTAATACCTGTTGCCCCCGTCGCGCCTGTGGGACCAGTAGCTCCTATTGCTCCATCAACACCTGTCGCTCCTGTAGCGCCCGTTGGGCCAGTAGCTCCTGTTGCTCCTGTAATACCTGTTGCCCCCGTCGCGCCTGTGGGACCAGTAGCTCCTATTGCTCCATCAACACCTGTCGCTCCTGTAGCGCCCGTGGGACCAGTAGCTCCTATTGCTCCATCAACACCTGTCGCTCCTGTAGCGCCCGTGGGGCCAGTAGCTCCTGTTGCTCCTGTTGCTCCTGTAATACCCGTAGCCCCTGTCGCGCCCGTGGGACCAGTAGCGCCTGTTGCTCCATCAACACCTGTCGCACCCGTTGGGCCAGTAGCTCCTGTTGCTCCGGGTAACCCCATAGATCCTGGCACACCAGCAGGGCCTGGAGGACCTGGGTATCCTCTTGGTCCTCTTGGTCCAGGCGGCCCTCTTTTTATTTTTTTGCAGCAGCTGCGATCGATAAGCGCGCCAAAATTCAACTCAGTGAACACAGGCTCCGATTCAGCGAATACTTTAGAAAAAAAACATAAACTGAGAAAAAAAATAAAAAGAAATTTATACATCATACCGGTAGTTTTACTATTTGCAAAGACTTTCTACTTTGAGGCTAATCGAAAGATTCGCGCAATCTTTTTTTTACATCAAGTAATTAAACTTATCAAAACAGCATTTCACCGTTTTTTGATTTGAATTTTGAATGAATGCTTTTAGAGCGACAAGCTGGGAAATTAGCCTTGTTTTTTCCAATCAATTTTGTTATTCTGCCCTCAATAACTTTGTTTAAGGCTCAAATTTATGATTACTCTTTCTAAAATTTCAAAAAGCTTTGGCAGTCGCATTCTTTTTGATGATGTTACGATTACATTTAACGCAGGCAATCGCTATGGTTTAACAGGACCTAATGGTGCCGGAAAGACGACACTTCTGAAAATTATTATGGGAATGGAAGAGCAGACCTCGGGAACTGTGACATTACCTGATCGCGTCGGTATTTTGCGTCAGAACATTGAAGCATTTAAAAATGAGAAAGTTGTCGATACAGTCATCATGGGTAATAAACGCCTGTGGGAAGCGCTTAAAGAACGCGATAGCTTATATGAAGTTGAAATGTCTGATGATGTAGGCATGCGTTTAGGAGAATTAGAAGGCATTGTCGCTGAGGAAGATGGCTATTCTGCCGAAGCGAATGCAGAAGAGCTATTGTCTGGTATGGGTATTCCTCAAGAGTATTTCCATGAAACAATGCACGCTATACCGACTGATATTCAATTCCGCGTCTTACTCTGCCAAGCGTTATTTGGAGAGCCGCAAGCCCTTCTTTTGGACGAACCAACCAACCACCTCGACTTAGAATCTATCGGCTGGCTGGAGAAATTCCTCCACAATTACAAAGGGACCATGATCGTCATAAGCCACGACCGCCACTTCCTGAACTCTGTGACAACTCATATTGCCGACATCGATTACGAAACCATCATCATTTATCCAGGTAATTACGACGAAATGGTTGTTGCTAAAACATCGGTGCGTGACAGAGCCGATGCTGATGCGAAGTCAAAAGAGAAGAAAATTGCGCAGCTGCGTGAATTTGTAGCTCGCTTTGGAGCGGGAACCCGCGCAAGCCAAGTGCAATCACGCTTGAGAGAAATTGAGCGTTTGCAGCCGCAAGACCTCAAAAAGTCGAACATTCAGCGTCCCTATATTCGCTTCATCCCAAGCGAAAAAGCGCCAGGTAAAATCTTACTAAAGGTCGAAGAGGTCAGCAAAGGCTACGAAGGCGAGAATGTCATCAAAAATTTCTCCATGGAATTGGCAAGAGGCGATAAAATAGGCGTCATCGGAAATAACGGCCGCGGCAAGACAACCCTCTTAAAAATGTTAGCGCAAGTCCTAGCTCCGGATTCTGGGCTCGTTGAACTTGGCCACCAGGCACTCATCAGCTATTTTCCGCAAGATCATACCGATACCGTTGAGAAAAAAGGATCAAAAACTGCTTTCGATTGGCTAAAAGAGCGCCGTCCCGGCATTTATGACCAAGATATTCGCAGCGTCATGGGCAAACTCCTATTTGGCGGTGATGATGCCTTTAAACCTGTAGCAACTCTGTCAGGTGGCGAAACGGCAAGACTAATTTTAGCTGGAATGCTGCTGTCTGAGCATAATTTAATTATTTTAGACGAGCCAAACAATCACCTAGATCTCGAAGCCGTATCAGCTCTCGGATGGGGTCTGGCAGAATACAAAGGAACAGTCGTCGTAGCTAGCCACGACCGCGATCTCATTTCAACAGTTGCCAATAAGATTATTGCCTTCGAAGCCGATGGCATTCATTTCTTTGAAGGGAATTTGGAAGAGTATTTAGCTCGCAAAAATTCCTAGTAGCACCTGCATGCATGATTTTACGCAAAGAAAATTCTTAAGCTTTCCTTTAGAAAGACAGCACAAGAAATGCGCCGAAATCGTTCGCAGCTTGTATGAACTAGGTCTTCAAGGCGGCTCAATCCAAGAAGGATTAGCCGCCTATAATCAATTACTGAATTGGATGTGCCTACCTCCTTTAAACGAACTATCGGCCAAAACACTTGCCAATTGCTACCACTGCCATCTCAAGCAAGCCAGGGTTTTTAAAAAAGAGCACGACTTCTTGCCCACCGTGAAAACAAATGATCGGCCGCAAGGAGAAGAGGTATGGCCCATTGCCATTTACCTGGATCAGCTGCGATCAGCACACAATGTCGGTAGCATCATTCGGACAGTAGAGGCTTTTGCATTGGGCAGTTTATATTTTTCTTCGCAAACACCTTTCACCAACAACAAGCAGGTGCAAGATGTCTCCATGGGGACCCACCAATGGGTAACATGCCATCAAAACATCGAACTAGAGGCCTTAAGGCGCCCCATCATTGCTCTAGAAACGTCTGATGAAGCCATTTCACTGAACGAGTTTATTTTCCCAGCAACTTTTACTCTAGTCGTTGGCAATGAAGAATATGGTTGCTCAGATACAACCTTAGCCTTGGCTGATTATCTGATAGAAATTCCATTGAGAGGAAGAAAAAATTCCTTGAATGTGGCCAACGCCTTTGCAATCGCGGCCAGCGAAATTAATAGGCAAAAAAGATTTAAGCAGTAGCAGGTTCATCATGACAAAAAAAACAACGCAAAGTAAAGCACCGAGCAAGAAGAAAGCCCCCTCACCTGCTGTCACGAATTTTCCCTCGCCTATCCGCAAACCAAAAAAACAGCTAACGAACGAAGAAAAAATCGATTTGATCGCAGATCGTTTCAAAGACATTCTAGAAACGCTTGGGCTCGATATCGAAGATGACTCGCTCACTCGCACACCTTACCGAATTGCCAAAATGTATGTTGAAGAGGTCTTTTCAGGGTTAGATGAGAAAAACTTCCCCTCTATCAGCTTCTTTAAGGATGAGCTTCATCATGAACATAAAGCTAATATGGTTTTTGTAAAAGTTGGCTTTACAAGCTTTTGTGAACATCACTTCGTTCCCATGACCGGCTTTGCCTATGTCGCCTATGTTCCAGAAAGCGAATTAATCGGCTTATCTAAAATCCCCCGCATCGTGCGCTATTTTGCTAGGCGCCCGCAAGTACAGGAAAGGCTGACAGCTCAGATAGCAGACTCCCTAGCCCTTCTTTTGAATACAGATAATGTGGCAGTCTCAATCACTGCCCGGCATTCTTGTGTCATCGCAAGAGGCATTCAAGATGAATGCAGCCATACAATCACCAATGTCTTGAGAGGCCAGTTTGGAATCAATGCCAATTTAAGGAGAGAGTTTTTTGAAGGGATCAATCGAAGGGATCTGGATTAAAACTCTTCCATGACAGCCTGCAAAAAGGAACGGCAAAATGATCAAAGCAATCTCTTCTGCCGCCAACTCATAACCCTTTGCCATTCGAGCCATTTTCAAAAAGCAAATAAATAATTTTTTTATTTCCTTGCTTTTACGATCACTCGCCTAAAAACAGCTCTATACATGTCTATAGAAATCAAATGATGATTATATTTAATAAGCAAAAGAGTAGCTTCCAACCGGAATTCTCAAGAAAATACTTTCCAACAATACATTCTTTTCCTGAGAATAAGCATTTTTTAGGTTTAGAATGCCTATTGCAGAATTTGGATCGACATATCATTTGCAATCACAGCCTTCTTTTCGACAAGAAATGGTTGAAGTCTTACAAGGTAGTTTGCAACATAGAATTGTGGCAAAGCTTTTTTTAAATCAGTCTTCGATCTTAAGATCGCAGTGTTTACATTGTCTTGAGTCTTCGCAGAAAGAGGAGGAGTGGCTAAAAAGAGATCTCTCGTTAAAGATTATTCGCTTATTAGATCAAGGTGATTCAGAACAAGCAAGCAAGATCCAAGAAGTGAACGAGCTGATTAGAGAATGTATGCCAGCCGCTCCAATTGCTTCTCTATTGAAAAAAGTTGAGATAGCAGATTTCAAAACCTATCGATCCATTCAGTTCCAAGATCAGCTAATCGATTTGAATGAAAAAGAATACAATCGCTTGACTCGTCATTCCGGCTACATCAAAGATTTATCCGAAGAGATTGAAGAAGAAGAACTCGTCATCGATCTAAGCTTGCTAAACCTAGGATTCAATGCCGATGAATTTAGCGACTTCTTGGCTGGCTTTTCTGATGCCGCGGATGCATCGCTCTGGAAGATGTTCGATCTTGCCAAAGCGCTTCTCTGCCCCAAACTGGAAGAAACTTTTGCCAAAGCCCTAAAAGAAAAACTCATAGAAACAGACGATTTAAGCCTATTAAAGGATTTTTTAGAAGCAGATGAATGCCTTCTCGGACACTTTACAAATGAATTAAAAGAAGCTTGTTATCAAGCCATTAGCCAGCGATTAGTCAAGGCGCTAGTAACAAAAAATCTCTCGCATGAGCTGAAGCTATTGACAGCGGTTAACATCTCTCTTCTCATGAAAGCCCTCTACTTGTCAAATTCCAGCCTGGATGATGGCCAACTGGAAATGCTCCTAAAAGCCTTTCCAAAGCTAACTAAGCTAGACCTATCAGGCACACCTATTACCGGCCGCGGGCTTAAAAGCCCATCTTTTGCGCATCTGCAAGAGCTTAATCTGCATCGATGCATAAATCTGTCTGAAAAAGCCCTTGTTAAAGCCTTATCGAAGATGAAGGCGCTTACAGAGCTCGATCTTTCGCAAACAGAACTATGCGGATCTTGTCTCAAAAACGCAGGTTTTACGCTAACCCTTCAAAAACTGAATCTTAGTCGCTGCTTTCGATTGAACGAAGACGTACTTAGCAAAGCCTTTGTGCAATACAGAAGTCTTGGGATGATTTCATTAGGCCATACCAGAATAACGGGGGCTTGCTTAGTACGAGCGGGTTTTAATCAAAGCATTCTTCACCTAA
Coding sequences within it:
- a CDS encoding TrmH family RNA methyltransferase, which produces MHDFTQRKFLSFPLERQHKKCAEIVRSLYELGLQGGSIQEGLAAYNQLLNWMCLPPLNELSAKTLANCYHCHLKQARVFKKEHDFLPTVKTNDRPQGEEVWPIAIYLDQLRSAHNVGSIIRTVEAFALGSLYFSSQTPFTNNKQVQDVSMGTHQWVTCHQNIELEALRRPIIALETSDEAISLNEFIFPATFTLVVGNEEYGCSDTTLALADYLIEIPLRGRKNSLNVANAFAIAASEINRQKRFKQ
- a CDS encoding beta strand repeat-containing protein gives rise to the protein MFTELNFGALIDRSCCKKIKRGPPGPRGPRGYPGPPGPAGVPGSMGLPGATGATGPTGATGVDGATGATGPTGATGATGITGATGATGATGPTGATGATGVDGAIGATGPTGATGATGVDGAIGATGPTGATGATGITGATGATGPTGATGATGVDGAIGATGPTGATGATGITGATGATGPTGATGVDGATGATGPTGATGATGITGATGATGPTGATGATGVDGAIGATGPTGATGATGITGATGATGPTGATGATGVAGVTGATGPTGATGATGITGATGATGPTGATGATGITGATGATGPTGATGATGITGATGATGPTGATGATGITGATGATGPTGATGATGITGATGATGPTGATGATGVAGVTGATGPTGATGATGITGATGATGPTGATGATGVTGVTGATGPTGATGATGITGATGATGPTGATGATGITGATGATGPTGATGATGVAGVTGATGPTGATGATGITGATGTTGPTGATGATGITGATGATGPTGATGATGVTGVTGATGPTGATGATGITGATGATGPTGATGATGITGATGATGPTGATGATGVAGVTGATGPTGTGGSTNAAFLYIQGTPNPPAVQGYRILSVTSSPPAAPSDATLQFISGTYASPSSGITIGTLTSSGATYNPAIANQITLAPGKYLFTYAVSLSGQSNFALTTDISSATAAINNIIPGSHLGTNQNLSFAPLSILIQVVSTTNVYLVNYNLNPVLLGTGGNNTPAGVPFSMAYMNIVSVN
- the folE gene encoding GTP cyclohydrolase I FolE, which codes for MTKKTTQSKAPSKKKAPSPAVTNFPSPIRKPKKQLTNEEKIDLIADRFKDILETLGLDIEDDSLTRTPYRIAKMYVEEVFSGLDEKNFPSISFFKDELHHEHKANMVFVKVGFTSFCEHHFVPMTGFAYVAYVPESELIGLSKIPRIVRYFARRPQVQERLTAQIADSLALLLNTDNVAVSITARHSCVIARGIQDECSHTITNVLRGQFGINANLRREFFEGINRRDLD
- a CDS encoding ABC-F family ATP-binding cassette domain-containing protein — encoded protein: MITLSKISKSFGSRILFDDVTITFNAGNRYGLTGPNGAGKTTLLKIIMGMEEQTSGTVTLPDRVGILRQNIEAFKNEKVVDTVIMGNKRLWEALKERDSLYEVEMSDDVGMRLGELEGIVAEEDGYSAEANAEELLSGMGIPQEYFHETMHAIPTDIQFRVLLCQALFGEPQALLLDEPTNHLDLESIGWLEKFLHNYKGTMIVISHDRHFLNSVTTHIADIDYETIIIYPGNYDEMVVAKTSVRDRADADAKSKEKKIAQLREFVARFGAGTRASQVQSRLREIERLQPQDLKKSNIQRPYIRFIPSEKAPGKILLKVEEVSKGYEGENVIKNFSMELARGDKIGVIGNNGRGKTTLLKMLAQVLAPDSGLVELGHQALISYFPQDHTDTVEKKGSKTAFDWLKERRPGIYDQDIRSVMGKLLFGGDDAFKPVATLSGGETARLILAGMLLSEHNLIILDEPNNHLDLEAVSALGWGLAEYKGTVVVASHDRDLISTVANKIIAFEADGIHFFEGNLEEYLARKNS